The Vicia villosa cultivar HV-30 ecotype Madison, WI linkage group LG1, Vvil1.0, whole genome shotgun sequence genome includes a region encoding these proteins:
- the LOC131595780 gene encoding uncharacterized protein LOC131595780 produces MWTKNEDCKKVIEDTWKTHVVGCPMFVLEKKLKIIKSRLKDWNRTCFGNVHINVSKAEQNLKEIPSSISLQGYTDSLHEVEAKAQHDLETALNMEEEYWKEKAKINWTLHGDRNTKLYHTYAKIRRKTNLISSLVIDDNVVTDLAVMEDHIESHFKNLFNNNHRMQDNILINANVPHLLNDNSNAMLTLIPSADEIHGAVKNLNANSAPGPNGFGGIFYHTYWNIIKLDGINVVTQFFSQGWIMPNYNANTLVLIPKTKEASCLGQYKPIALANFKFKIISKILVERLSSILPNIISKEQKGFVSGRCIKDGICLTSEAINILQNKSFSGNVALKIDIAKAFDTLNWNFIIQTLKCFGFNATFCNSIYAILKSANLSIGFNGKQVGYFRGDSKSLNAITNLLKYYGNTSGQFCNFSKSLIYVGGMTTARHVSLANIIGFTIANPPFIHLGVIFKGLLTT; encoded by the exons ATGTGGACCAAGAATGAGGATTGCAAGAAAGTGATTGAAGATACTTGGAAAACTCATGTGGTTGGCTGTCCCATGTTTGTCCTTGAAAAAAAGTTGAAAATTATTAAATCTAGACTTAAGGATTGGAACAGAACCTGTTTTGGTAATGTGCATATTAATGTTAGTAAGGCTGAGCAAAATCTGAAAGAGATTCCATCTAGCATTAGCCTGCAAGGCTACACTGATAGCCTTCATGAGGTGGAGGCCAAAGCTCAACATGATTTGGAAACTGCTCTTAATATGGAGGAGGAGTATTGGAAGGAAAAAGCTAAGATTAACTGGACCTTGCATGGAGACAGGAACACTAAATTATACCATACTTATGCTAAAATTAGGAGAAAGACTAATCTTATTTCCTCCCTTGTCATTGATGACAATGTGGTTACTGACCTTGCTGTTATGGAAGACCACATTGAAAGTCACTTTAAGAATCTGTTTAATAACAATCATAGAATGCAGGATAATATTTTGATAAATGCTAATGTTCCTCACTTACTGAATGATAACTCTAATGCTATGCTTACTTTGATTCCTTCTGCTGATGAAATCCATGGTGCTGTTAAGAATCTTAATGCCAACTCTGCCCCTGGCCCTAATGGCTTTGGAGGCATATTCTATCACACCTATTGGAACATAATTAAGTTGGATGGGATAAATGTTGTTACTCAATTCTTTTCCCAGGGATGGATCATGCCTAATTATAATGCCAATACCCTTGTCCTCATTCCTAAAACCAAAGAGGCTAGCTGTCTTGGCCAATATAAGCCTATAGCTTTAGCAAACTTCAAGTTCAAAATTATATCTAAGATTCTGGTTGAGAGGCTATCTTCCATCCTTCCTAATATTATATCTAAAGAGCAAAAGGGCTTTGTGTCTGGTAGGTGCATTAAGGATGGTATTTGTTTGACTTCTGAGGCCATCAATATCCTCCAAAACAAAAGTTTTAGTGGTAATGTGGCTTTGAAGATTGACATTGCCAAAGCTTTTGATACTTTAAATTGGAACTTCATTATCCAAACCTTGAAATGCTTTGGTTTTAATGCTACTTTCTGTAACTCGATCTATGCTATTCTGAAATCTGCAAATCTTTCTATAGGTTTCAATGGTAAGCAAGTGGGATACTTCAG AGGAGATTCCAAATCTCTCAATGCTATTACTAATCTCCTTAAGTATTATGGAAACACTTCTGGCCAGTTTTGCAACTTCTCTAAATCTTTAATATATGTTGGTGGAATGACTACTGCCAGACATGTTTCTTTAGCAAATATCATTGGTTTCACTATTGCTAATCCTCCTTTTATTCATTTAGGTGTTATTTTCAAAGGACTGCTGACAACATAA